One Tachypleus tridentatus isolate NWPU-2018 chromosome 3, ASM421037v1, whole genome shotgun sequence DNA window includes the following coding sequences:
- the LOC143246938 gene encoding uncharacterized protein LOC143246938: MTGVDHRTNTNYSDNIIYSEASHEPSSKEKVAGQKLTEKYDTLGRINVEETDRIISCSSFDDTDFRQDLEDELNNLCSELTEQDIAQVETVFRSHKTFVFVCQCLANL; encoded by the coding sequence ATACGAACTATTCAGATAATATCATCTATTCAGAAGCTTCACACGAACCATCTTCCAAAGAAAAGGTAGCCGGacaaaaactgacagaaaaatatgATACTCTGGGCCGAATTAATGTAGAGGAGACAGACAGAATTATCAGTTGTAGTTCTTTCGACGATACGGATTTTCGACAAGATTTAGAAgatgaattaaataacttatgcAGCGAATTGACCGAACAGGACATAGCCCAAGTCGAAACGGTTTTTCGTAGccacaaaacatttgtgtttgtgtgCCAGTGTCTGGCCAATCTGTAG